The proteins below are encoded in one region of Vicinamibacterales bacterium:
- a CDS encoding endonuclease/exonuclease/phosphatase family protein has translation MTESTAQDVRIATYNIHRCRGMDRRVVPGRIVDVLRQIDADVIALQEVIGAGPVGAGQAEEIGAALGMGWVMNCVRTLRQHQFGNVVLSRYPIVHHSSYDLSWKTCEARNCQRADLDINGSVLHVYNVHLGTAVLERRYQAGRLAAFVHDRRVTGPKIILGDFNEWMKGLATKTLSSLFESVDISQHLRRRRTYPGLFPVVHLDHIYYDGRVEVVSVEMPRTRQALMASDHLPLVANLRIG, from the coding sequence ATGACCGAGTCGACGGCACAGGACGTCCGGATCGCGACCTACAACATCCACCGTTGCCGCGGCATGGACCGCCGCGTCGTCCCCGGGCGCATCGTCGACGTGCTCCGCCAGATCGACGCGGATGTCATCGCGCTGCAGGAAGTGATCGGCGCCGGACCGGTCGGCGCCGGGCAGGCGGAGGAGATCGGCGCCGCGCTCGGCATGGGCTGGGTGATGAACTGCGTGCGGACGCTGCGGCAGCACCAGTTCGGCAACGTCGTCCTGAGCCGTTATCCGATCGTCCACCACAGCAGCTACGACCTGTCGTGGAAGACCTGCGAGGCGCGCAACTGCCAGCGCGCCGATCTCGACATCAACGGCAGCGTGCTGCACGTCTACAACGTGCACCTGGGGACGGCGGTCCTCGAGCGGCGGTATCAGGCGGGCCGGCTCGCCGCGTTCGTCCACGACCGGCGCGTGACCGGGCCGAAGATCATCCTCGGGGACTTCAACGAATGGATGAAGGGGCTGGCGACCAAGACGCTGTCGTCGCTGTTCGAGAGCGTCGACATCTCGCAGCACCTGCGGCGCCGCCGCACGTATCCCGGTCTCTTCCCGGTCGTCCACCTCGATCACATCTATTACGACGGGCGGGTGGAGGTGGTCAGCGTGGAGATGCCGCGCACCCGGCAGGCGTTGATGGCGTCGGACCATCTGCCGCTGGTGGCGAACCTGCGGATCGGGTGA
- a CDS encoding carboxypeptidase regulatory-like domain-containing protein has translation MPGLAVLLTVGLALVLAGGRPASGTIRGRVDVRVERSLRDARPDPGGLGMGQARDPAERRSSVVYLETAPRAAFEPGEDRRARLNQRDERFVPHVLAVAAGTWVDFPNTDMTYHNVFSLSKGHEFNLGRYASGRSRAWRFDRPGIVRVFCEIHSHMSAFILVFAHRYFAVTDDDGRYRIEGVPPGTYTLAVWNETLSGEPPRRQVAIGESGGDVSADFTLR, from the coding sequence ATGCCGGGGCTGGCGGTGTTGCTGACTGTGGGGCTCGCCCTCGTGCTGGCCGGCGGACGTCCGGCGTCCGGCACGATCCGCGGACGCGTCGACGTGCGCGTGGAGCGCAGTCTGCGCGACGCCCGGCCCGATCCGGGCGGACTCGGCATGGGGCAGGCTCGCGATCCGGCCGAGCGCCGCAGCAGCGTCGTCTATCTCGAGACGGCGCCGCGCGCCGCCTTCGAGCCCGGCGAGGACCGGCGCGCCCGGCTCAACCAGCGCGACGAGCGGTTCGTGCCGCACGTGCTCGCCGTCGCGGCCGGCACCTGGGTCGACTTTCCGAACACCGACATGACGTACCACAACGTGTTCTCGCTCTCGAAGGGGCACGAGTTCAACCTCGGGCGCTACGCCTCCGGCCGCTCCCGCGCATGGCGCTTCGATCGGCCGGGCATCGTCCGCGTGTTCTGCGAGATCCACTCGCACATGAGCGCGTTCATCCTCGTCTTCGCGCATCGCTACTTCGCGGTGACCGACGACGACGGCCGCTACAGGATCGAGGGGGTGCCGCCCGGCACCTACACGCTGGCGGTGTGGAACGAGACACTGTCCGGTGAGCCGCCCAGACGCCAGGTCGCGATCGGCGAGTCCGGCGGCGACGTCTCTGCGGACTTCACACTGCGATGA
- a CDS encoding ferredoxin family protein yields the protein MAYIICEPCIGTKDTACVDVCPVDCIHPRKDEPEFATVEQLFIHPDECIDCGACVPACPVEAIFALDETPDKWKGFIPKNAQFYQK from the coding sequence GTGGCCTACATCATCTGCGAACCCTGCATCGGGACCAAGGACACCGCGTGCGTGGACGTCTGTCCGGTGGATTGCATCCACCCACGCAAGGATGAACCCGAGTTCGCCACCGTCGAGCAGCTCTTCATTCACCCTGACGAGTGCATCGACTGCGGCGCATGCGTCCCGGCGTGTCCGGTAGAGGCGATCTTCGCGCTCGACGAAACCCCGGACAAGTGGAAGGGGTTCATTCCGAAGAACGCGCAGTTCTACCAGAAGTGA
- a CDS encoding hotdog domain-containing protein: MESATEMVQVVLPNDANPLGYILGGTVMHLIDIAGAIACHRHTRSLLVTAAVDGLQFLHPIKVGDLIILKARVTAAWSTSLEVEVEVFSEETLTGVRRMTSRAYLTFVAIDRDNRRIPIPGLVLETDEEKQRAADANRRRAERLLARKDLESRATPAVMP; the protein is encoded by the coding sequence GTGGAGTCCGCGACGGAGATGGTGCAGGTCGTTCTGCCGAACGACGCCAATCCGCTGGGCTACATCCTCGGCGGCACGGTGATGCACCTCATCGACATCGCCGGCGCCATTGCCTGCCACCGCCACACCCGCAGCCTGCTGGTCACCGCCGCGGTCGACGGCCTGCAGTTCCTGCACCCGATCAAGGTGGGCGATCTGATCATCCTGAAGGCGCGCGTGACCGCGGCCTGGAGCACGTCGCTCGAAGTGGAAGTGGAAGTGTTCTCGGAAGAGACGCTGACCGGCGTGCGGCGGATGACCAGCCGCGCCTACCTGACGTTCGTCGCGATCGATCGCGACAACCGGCGGATCCCCATCCCGGGACTGGTGCTCGAGACCGACGAGGAGAAGCAGCGCGCCGCCGACGCCAACCGGCGCCGCGCCGAGCGGCTGCTGGCGCGCAAGGACCTCGAGTCGCGCGCGACGCCGGCGGTGATGCCGTAG
- a CDS encoding zf-HC2 domain-containing protein has product MGCGCGSVVKLLADYLERQLRPDLRAELEAHLQKCPRCVAQLRTYESTVSLLRSLRDEELPPDLRLTVRSFIDAKCHDN; this is encoded by the coding sequence ATGGGTTGCGGCTGCGGGTCGGTCGTCAAGCTGCTGGCCGATTATCTCGAGCGCCAGCTCCGCCCGGACCTCCGGGCGGAGCTGGAGGCGCACCTGCAGAAGTGCCCGCGGTGCGTCGCGCAGCTCCGCACCTACGAGTCCACCGTCTCGCTGCTCCGCTCGCTCCGCGACGAGGAACTGCCGCCGGATCTGCGCCTCACCGTCAGGTCGTTCATCGACGCCAAATGCCACGACAACTAG
- a CDS encoding TlpA disulfide reductase family protein, protein MKSRWIIAGAAALSLGILTLPLLRGRSGGGEAIRPAADSVASKSPSCDQSGVGTFDFVLKDQHDVPVKMTEFKGKVAIVNFWATWCGPCKVEIPDFVKLYSEYKDKGLVIVGISVDDSPEQLQSFMQEFKMNYPVLQMTPDVETAWGPFYGYPTSFVVARDGSICTKHLGPATKEQFEKEIKALL, encoded by the coding sequence ATGAAATCACGCTGGATCATCGCGGGCGCCGCGGCGCTCTCGCTCGGAATTCTCACGCTGCCGCTGCTGCGCGGCAGGAGCGGCGGAGGGGAGGCGATCCGTCCCGCCGCCGACAGCGTCGCCTCGAAGAGCCCGTCGTGCGATCAGAGCGGCGTCGGCACGTTCGACTTCGTGTTGAAAGACCAGCACGACGTGCCGGTGAAGATGACGGAGTTCAAGGGCAAGGTCGCGATCGTCAATTTCTGGGCGACCTGGTGCGGCCCCTGCAAGGTGGAGATCCCCGACTTCGTGAAGCTGTACAGCGAGTACAAGGACAAGGGGCTCGTCATCGTCGGCATCTCGGTCGACGACAGCCCGGAGCAGCTGCAGTCGTTCATGCAGGAGTTCAAGATGAACTATCCGGTGCTGCAGATGACGCCCGACGTCGAGACCGCGTGGGGCCCGTTCTACGGCTATCCGACGTCGTTCGTCGTGGCGCGCGACGGCTCGATCTGCACCAAGCATCTCGGCCCGGCGACGAAAGAGCAGTTCGAGAAGGAGATTAAAGCGCTGTTGTGA
- a CDS encoding zf-HC2 domain-containing protein: protein MADRIRNCGDLDERLTPFVDGEAAPAENAAVGAHLAACPPCRTQADNERTARDLIREHRAELSPRAPAALRERCARLRAIPASGAAPPGIAATLRKWAPLSVAATLVLAVAVVFLLGLNDGAEALAASLAVDHVKCFKVSVPAAPVDAADEGRQWQQKQGWPVVIPPAAAAEELQLVDVRRCYSSDGRAAHLMYNWRGKPLSLFVLPQDTGRQRALRKIGQDAIIWSANQRTYAVIASGGPPPQDLTRVVAYFKATAK from the coding sequence ATGGCTGACCGGATCAGGAACTGCGGCGACCTCGACGAGCGGCTGACGCCGTTCGTCGACGGCGAGGCGGCGCCGGCGGAGAACGCGGCGGTGGGCGCGCATCTCGCCGCCTGCCCGCCGTGCCGGACGCAGGCGGACAACGAGCGCACGGCGCGTGATTTGATCCGCGAGCATCGCGCGGAGCTCAGTCCCCGGGCCCCGGCGGCGCTGCGCGAGCGCTGCGCCCGGCTCCGCGCCATCCCCGCCTCGGGCGCCGCGCCGCCCGGTATCGCCGCCACGCTGCGAAAATGGGCGCCGCTCTCCGTCGCCGCCACGTTAGTGCTGGCGGTGGCGGTCGTCTTCCTGCTCGGCTTGAACGACGGCGCCGAGGCGCTCGCCGCGAGCCTCGCCGTCGATCACGTGAAGTGCTTCAAGGTCAGCGTGCCCGCCGCGCCGGTCGACGCCGCCGACGAAGGACGTCAGTGGCAGCAGAAGCAGGGTTGGCCGGTGGTGATTCCGCCGGCCGCGGCCGCCGAGGAACTGCAGCTTGTCGACGTGCGCCGCTGCTACTCGAGCGACGGCCGCGCCGCGCACCTGATGTACAACTGGCGCGGCAAGCCGCTGTCGCTGTTCGTGCTGCCGCAGGACACGGGGCGCCAGCGCGCGCTGCGGAAGATCGGACAGGACGCCATCATCTGGTCGGCGAACCAGCGCACCTACGCGGTGATCGCGTCGGGCGGACCGCCGCCGCAGGATCTCACCCGCGTCGTCGCCTATTTCAAGGCTACAGCCAAGTAA
- a CDS encoding sigma-70 family RNA polymerase sigma factor: MFSYMAFRRSSTRGQDRGADDEFARAALSHIDSLYGLALRLTRRAADAEDLVQDTYLKAFRAAHQFEAGTNLKAWLFTILHNTFRNARRHQGRNPVDVDSEAVERAAGDGPADETPEQILSRQTLDADLQAALDALPDGFRQAVWLRDVEELSYAEIARVLDVPIGTVMSRISRGRRALAEGLQARRARAEAPAGMGVRN; the protein is encoded by the coding sequence GTGTTTTCCTACATGGCGTTCCGCCGTTCTTCCACCCGGGGCCAGGATCGCGGTGCCGACGACGAGTTTGCACGCGCGGCCTTGTCGCACATCGACAGCCTCTACGGGCTGGCGCTGCGCCTGACGCGCCGGGCGGCGGACGCCGAGGATCTGGTGCAGGACACGTATCTGAAGGCGTTTCGCGCGGCCCATCAGTTCGAGGCCGGCACCAACCTGAAGGCGTGGCTGTTCACGATCCTCCACAACACGTTCAGGAACGCCCGCCGCCACCAGGGGCGCAACCCGGTGGACGTGGACAGCGAGGCGGTCGAGCGGGCCGCCGGTGACGGTCCGGCCGACGAGACGCCGGAGCAGATCCTGTCCCGGCAGACGCTCGACGCCGATCTGCAGGCGGCGCTCGACGCGCTGCCGGACGGGTTCCGGCAGGCGGTCTGGCTGCGCGACGTCGAGGAGCTGTCGTATGCGGAGATTGCCCGCGTGCTCGACGTGCCGATCGGCACGGTGATGTCGCGCATCTCGCGCGGACGGCGGGCCCTCGCCGAAGGGCTGCAGGCCCGCCGCGCCCGCGCCGAGGCGCCGGCGGGGATGGGCGTGAGGAATTAG